One Leptospira sp. WS60.C2 genomic region harbors:
- a CDS encoding ParA family protein gives MKIITISSLKGGVGKTTLSIYLGQTLAKLYPKSKILQIDLDHNNNLTDYYLRNESVELIEGNSIAKYLTGVKDLEAILTPTNLENIFVIPATPKLSKTAVGLSWDAGLISRFRKHLRNLKFDYIIIDTPPALCLELNLGIHAADLVLSPIGFSRWNIQGFQEIEEVVINSNESLENGKIKILPVRTMVSEKKSDKLDELDLPFAKTFIPKSESIASAVDQGKPLSEKNSFYFEQLAKEIK, from the coding sequence ATGAAAATTATTACTATTTCGTCCCTAAAAGGTGGTGTCGGAAAAACCACTCTTTCCATATATTTAGGACAAACTCTTGCAAAACTTTATCCTAAATCTAAGATTCTACAAATTGATCTAGATCATAACAATAACCTTACAGATTATTATCTACGAAATGAATCAGTAGAACTTATTGAAGGGAATTCTATCGCGAAATATCTAACCGGAGTGAAAGACTTAGAGGCTATTCTTACACCAACAAACTTAGAAAACATATTCGTTATCCCAGCTACGCCAAAGCTTTCGAAAACGGCAGTTGGACTTTCTTGGGATGCTGGCCTTATAAGCCGATTTAGGAAGCACCTAAGAAATCTAAAATTCGATTACATCATAATTGATACGCCACCCGCTTTATGCTTAGAATTAAATTTGGGAATTCATGCAGCAGATTTAGTTCTGAGTCCTATTGGATTTTCAAGATGGAACATACAAGGATTTCAAGAAATTGAGGAAGTTGTAATTAACTCCAATGAGTCCTTAGAAAATGGTAAGATAAAAATCCTTCCAGTTCGCACGATGGTATCAGAAAAAAAATCGGATAAACTTGATGAACTGGATTTACCTTTTGCAAAAACTTTCATACCAAAAAGTGAATCTATTGCAAGCGCAGTGGATCAAGGGAAACCTTTGTCAGAGAAAAATTCTTTCTACTTCGAACAACTTGCCAAGGAGATAAAATAA
- a CDS encoding DUF3102 domain-containing protein, translating into MGRFDSLTGKRPGSQRENLPTSKSDQTVRRIIELHESVLGGMKNVLQNAMVLGEELLRIKEDLGHGNWIPWVEQNLPFSERSARNYISIFKNRELLNRQPIADLKSAIKFLSDGTQEEKEINPKENQDPKVLYKRFHHGEKLNQKEKFILKEFLVIEKEKILSKAKQKVTEIENEIQSLK; encoded by the coding sequence ATGGGCAGATTCGATTCTCTAACTGGCAAAAGACCTGGATCTCAAAGAGAAAACCTACCGACATCAAAGTCCGACCAAACTGTAAGAAGAATTATCGAGCTTCATGAATCTGTATTAGGAGGAATGAAAAATGTTCTCCAAAATGCAATGGTGCTTGGTGAAGAACTTCTAAGAATTAAAGAAGATTTAGGTCATGGGAATTGGATTCCATGGGTTGAGCAAAACCTACCATTCTCGGAAAGATCAGCTAGAAATTATATTTCCATCTTCAAAAACAGAGAACTTCTAAATCGGCAACCGATTGCCGATTTGAAATCTGCCATAAAATTCCTTTCAGATGGAACACAGGAAGAAAAAGAGATTAACCCAAAAGAGAATCAAGATCCAAAGGTGCTGTATAAAAGATTTCATCATGGGGAAAAACTAAACCAAAAAGAAAAATTCATTCTAAAAGAGTTTCTGGTTATCGAGAAGGAAAAAATACTTAGCAAAGCAAAACAGAAAGTAACTGAGATCGAAAACGAAATACAATCCCTAAAATAA
- a CDS encoding helix-turn-helix domain-containing protein: protein MRTGLWIPVEIEVLPLNLTEKVLLAEIVSLDRVGECFASNEHFSKLLGVRADSASRMISKLKKLGYIKQTGFDGRKRKLIPVFQTPLKPKEQPTFTKILTSKSTQDISKTKSRVGESVEAGFAISNEPTKRVQSNYNVQKSWHEFLEWSKAKVSKTSFDYIQSIQDPHLLVGMNKKMWEMWKKVG from the coding sequence ATGAGAACAGGATTATGGATACCTGTTGAGATAGAAGTATTGCCTTTGAATCTCACAGAAAAAGTTTTACTCGCTGAAATTGTCTCCCTCGATAGAGTAGGGGAGTGCTTCGCATCTAACGAGCATTTTTCTAAATTGCTCGGAGTAAGAGCAGACTCAGCTTCACGAATGATATCTAAGCTAAAAAAATTGGGATACATTAAACAAACGGGATTCGATGGCCGAAAAAGAAAACTAATTCCAGTTTTTCAAACACCATTGAAACCAAAAGAACAGCCGACTTTCACGAAAATTTTGACTTCTAAGTCAACGCAGGATATTTCCAAAACAAAAAGCAGAGTAGGGGAGAGTGTCGAGGCAGGCTTTGCAATTTCCAACGAGCCTACAAAGAGAGTACAATCAAATTACAATGTACAAAAAAGTTGGCATGAATTTTTAGAATGGAGTAAAGCGAAAGTTTCAAAAACTTCATTCGATTACATTCAGAGTATCCAAGATCCACATTTGCTCGTAGGAATGAACAAGAAAATGTGGGAAATGTGGAAAAAGGTAGGTTGA